From one Candidatus Thioglobus sp. NP1 genomic stretch:
- the lpxA gene encoding acyl-ACP--UDP-N-acetylglucosamine O-acyltransferase: MSVDPSAIIHESAKIHKGAIISPYAVIGANVEIGSGTVIDSHAVIEGPTKIGKNNHIYSFASIGGDPQDITYQDGQESNLVIGNDNLIREFCTINRGTEKENSLTRIGSNNMLMSYVHIAHDCQLGDHIIMSNNASLAGHVRISDWAILGGFVLVKQFCNIGSHTYAGMGSQINKDIPDYMIAAGIHPKIRGINSVGMKRRGFSSSSIKSIKRAFKVVYRESQGRLLDQALNELESSESDSSEVMQFVDCIRNSRVGIMRGPADE; this comes from the coding sequence ATGTCTGTAGATCCTTCTGCAATTATTCATGAGAGCGCCAAAATCCACAAAGGAGCAATCATCTCTCCCTATGCAGTAATTGGTGCTAATGTTGAAATTGGTTCTGGTACAGTTATTGATTCTCATGCGGTAATCGAAGGGCCTACAAAAATAGGTAAAAATAATCATATATATTCTTTTGCTTCTATTGGTGGTGATCCTCAAGATATTACCTATCAAGATGGTCAGGAAAGTAATCTTGTAATAGGTAATGATAATCTTATTAGAGAGTTTTGCACAATAAATCGTGGTACTGAAAAAGAAAACTCACTAACAAGAATAGGTTCAAACAATATGCTTATGTCGTATGTTCATATTGCACACGACTGTCAGCTGGGGGACCACATTATTATGTCAAATAATGCTTCTCTTGCTGGGCATGTTAGAATCTCTGATTGGGCTATTCTTGGTGGATTTGTTTTAGTTAAACAATTCTGTAATATTGGAAGTCATACATATGCTGGAATGGGTAGTCAAATCAATAAGGATATTCCAGATTACATGATTGCAGCAGGTATACATCCCAAAATTAGAGGCATTAACAGTGTAGGTATGAAAAGAAGAGGTTTTAGCTCGAGTTCAATCAAATCTATAAAGAGAGCCTTTAAAGTTGTTTATCGTGAATCCCAAGGAAGACTCCTTGATCAAGCTTTAAATGAGCTTGAATCATCAGAATCAGATAGCAGTGAGGTTATGCAATTTGTTGACTGTATTAGAAACTCACGTGTAGGAATAATGCGTGGCCCAGCAGATGAATAG
- the murJ gene encoding murein biosynthesis integral membrane protein MurJ, with protein sequence MPKSFIRSSSIVAAMTFLSRILGLVRDFVIARYFGANGLTDAFLVAFRIPNFFRRLFAEGAFSQAFLPILADVKANKSDKEVQLVINHIATKLLSILMIITLISIILAPMIIFLFAWGFYFNTDLTQFDLASNMLRITFPYLLLISLTALSGAILNTYDNFTVPAFTPVLLNISLILCAIYLSKFLSTPIMALAWGVLIGGILQLIFQIPFLRKLKKLPKIQFGHHKALSTLKKRMLPALFGVSVSQINLLVDTMIASTLIAGSVSWLYYSDRLLELPLALIGITLATVALARLSNYHAQKDTKNFLLTINKALLFALILGFPACFGLIFLSQELIITLFQYDEFDLISAKKTALSLQAYGSGLMAFILIKIFAPVFLSMGDTKTPVKAGIVAMTSNIVLNLILVQYFGHVGLAVATSISALINAALLYFFLVKQSIYKFNNAFYKMLIKVLFATIIMALYIFYFESNINLYTDSSMIERAFLVSKTILISALIYFASLFILGVRLKKL encoded by the coding sequence ATGCCTAAGTCCTTCATAAGGTCTAGTAGTATTGTAGCAGCAATGACTTTTTTGTCCCGAATTCTTGGGCTAGTAAGAGATTTTGTAATTGCGCGTTACTTTGGTGCAAATGGTTTAACTGATGCATTTTTAGTTGCTTTTCGTATCCCTAATTTTTTTAGAAGATTATTTGCTGAAGGAGCATTTTCTCAAGCCTTTCTCCCTATCTTAGCTGATGTCAAAGCTAACAAATCTGATAAAGAGGTTCAATTAGTAATCAATCACATTGCTACTAAGTTACTTAGCATACTTATGATTATCACTTTAATCTCAATAATTCTTGCCCCAATGATAATATTTTTATTTGCCTGGGGTTTTTATTTTAATACTGATTTAACTCAATTTGATCTTGCTTCAAATATGTTGCGTATTACTTTTCCATATTTACTCTTGATATCTCTAACAGCTTTATCTGGTGCAATACTTAATACCTATGATAATTTTACTGTTCCTGCATTTACCCCTGTACTTCTAAATATTTCATTAATATTATGTGCCATTTATTTATCTAAATTTTTATCTACTCCAATTATGGCTTTGGCTTGGGGTGTTTTAATAGGTGGAATACTTCAGCTTATCTTTCAGATCCCATTTTTAAGAAAACTTAAAAAACTTCCTAAAATTCAATTTGGTCATCATAAAGCTCTATCAACTCTAAAAAAAAGAATGCTTCCAGCCTTATTTGGTGTCTCAGTTTCTCAAATCAATTTATTAGTTGATACTATGATTGCATCAACTCTAATAGCAGGAAGCGTATCTTGGTTATATTATTCTGATCGTCTCTTAGAACTTCCATTAGCTTTAATCGGTATCACACTTGCAACAGTTGCCTTAGCAAGATTAAGTAATTATCATGCTCAAAAAGATACTAAAAACTTTTTATTAACAATTAATAAAGCTCTTTTATTTGCCTTAATTCTTGGCTTTCCAGCCTGTTTTGGTCTTATATTTTTATCTCAAGAACTTATTATTACCCTTTTTCAATATGATGAATTTGATTTGATTTCTGCTAAAAAAACAGCTTTAAGCCTTCAAGCATATGGCTCTGGGTTAATGGCATTTATTCTAATTAAAATATTTGCTCCAGTTTTTCTTTCTATGGGAGATACTAAAACACCTGTTAAAGCAGGTATTGTTGCGATGACTTCAAATATAGTATTAAATTTAATTCTGGTTCAATATTTTGGTCATGTTGGATTGGCAGTTGCTACATCAATTTCAGCTCTTATTAATGCAGCATTATTATATTTTTTCTTAGTTAAACAATCTATTTATAAATTCAATAATGCTTTTTATAAAATGCTGATTAAAGTTCTTTTTGCAACGATTATAATGGCACTTTATATTTTTTATTTTGAATCAAATATTAATTTATATACTGATTCATCTATGATTGAGAGGGCCTTTTTAGTATCTAAAACGATTCTTATTTCGGCATTAATTTACTTTGCATCATTATTTATATTAGGAGTTAGGTTGAAAAAATTATGA
- a CDS encoding oxidative damage protection protein has translation MNLINCIKLKKKLEGLERAPYPGELGKKILNSVSKEAWQMWLDHQTMLINENNLNLFEESSQKYLKEQMDKYFFSDDDIDQIQGYVPK, from the coding sequence ATGAATTTAATTAATTGCATAAAATTAAAGAAAAAATTAGAGGGCTTAGAGCGAGCCCCATATCCTGGAGAACTAGGAAAAAAAATACTTAATTCAGTCTCAAAAGAAGCTTGGCAAATGTGGCTAGATCACCAAACTATGCTAATTAATGAGAATAATCTAAATTTATTTGAAGAATCATCTCAAAAATACTTAAAAGAACAAATGGATAAATATTTCTTTTCTGATGATGATATTGATCAAATTCAGGGTTATGTTCCAAAATAA
- the gmk gene encoding guanylate kinase, with amino-acid sequence MANLFIIAAPSGCGKTSLVKALLKNSSNLCVSVSHTTRKSRPDEVNGINYHFVSVNKFKEMINKNAFVEHAEVFENLYGSSRQLINDSLENNKDVILEIDWQGARQVKLNMPKVTSIFILPPSKDVLLMRLQGRGQDDRQTIMKRMSDAKNQMSHFDEFDYLVINDNFDVALSNLESIIGQSNKDFKHQDFSLEVQSIKHKNLLKKLI; translated from the coding sequence ATGGCTAATTTATTTATTATTGCTGCCCCCTCAGGTTGTGGAAAAACATCTTTAGTTAAAGCACTATTAAAAAATTCTAGTAATCTATGTGTATCTGTATCACATACAACCCGTAAATCAAGGCCTGATGAGGTTAATGGAATAAATTATCACTTCGTATCAGTCAATAAATTCAAAGAAATGATAAATAAAAATGCTTTTGTTGAGCATGCAGAGGTTTTTGAAAATCTTTATGGTAGTTCTAGACAATTAATTAATGATAGCCTTGAAAATAATAAAGACGTGATTTTAGAAATTGATTGGCAAGGTGCCCGTCAAGTTAAGCTTAATATGCCAAAAGTAACTAGCATATTTATACTGCCACCATCGAAAGATGTACTGCTGATGAGGCTTCAAGGTCGAGGTCAAGATGACAGACAAACAATCATGAAGAGAATGTCAGATGCTAAGAATCAAATGAGTCATTTTGATGAATTTGATTATTTAGTAATTAATGATAATTTTGATGTGGCACTCTCAAACCTTGAATCAATTATAGGTCAATCAAATAAAGACTTTAAACATCAAGATTTCTCTTTGGAAGTTCAGTCAATAAAACATAAAAATCTACTTAAAAAATTGATATAA
- the rpoH gene encoding RNA polymerase sigma factor RpoH: MSEFALSIKNTARDLEVQKYPPILTPEQEYELAIELYENESLIAAKKLVLAHMRFVAFIAHGYKGYGLEQADLIQEGTIGLMKAVKRFNPHKKVRLSSFAVYWIRAEIHEYIFKNWKIVKVATTKAQRKLFFKLKQAKSNIFQSLTSEQAQVIAADLGVREKDVIEMESRLQLNDIAFEVNDDEDVYTPEQYLADPGKTPEQLVINNKNQEDQHNKLYQALSSLDERSIDILQSRYLKEEKLTLHTLADKYGVSAERVRQLENKAIKKLKERLEG; encoded by the coding sequence ATGAGTGAATTTGCGTTATCCATTAAGAATACAGCTAGAGATCTGGAGGTACAAAAGTACCCGCCAATCCTTACCCCAGAACAAGAATATGAGTTAGCTATTGAGCTCTATGAAAATGAGAGCTTAATTGCAGCAAAAAAACTTGTATTAGCTCATATGCGCTTTGTTGCTTTTATTGCTCATGGATATAAAGGCTATGGACTTGAACAAGCTGATTTAATTCAAGAAGGTACAATTGGTTTAATGAAGGCAGTTAAGCGATTTAATCCTCATAAAAAGGTTAGGTTGTCCTCTTTTGCTGTGTACTGGATTCGTGCTGAAATTCATGAATATATATTTAAAAATTGGAAAATTGTTAAAGTTGCAACAACGAAGGCACAGAGAAAACTATTTTTTAAGTTAAAGCAAGCAAAATCAAACATATTTCAATCACTAACTAGTGAACAAGCTCAGGTAATTGCTGCTGATTTAGGGGTTAGAGAAAAAGATGTTATTGAAATGGAATCAAGACTCCAGTTAAATGATATAGCTTTTGAAGTTAATGATGATGAAGATGTATATACACCAGAGCAATATCTTGCTGATCCTGGCAAAACGCCTGAACAATTAGTAATTAATAATAAAAATCAAGAAGACCAACATAACAAGCTTTATCAAGCTCTCTCATCCTTAGATGAAAGAAGTATCGATATTTTACAATCTAGGTACTTGAAAGAAGAAAAGTTGACCCTACATACATTAGCAGACAAGTATGGTGTTTCTGCTGAAAGGGTTCGTCAACTTGAAAACAAAGCTATCAAAAAGCTTAAAGAACGTCTAGAAGGTTAA
- a CDS encoding co-chaperone GroES — MEIRPLHDRVIVRRVEEKKTTASGLIIPDSSTEKPSRGEVVAAGNGRVSAQGDLIPLDVKVGDTVMFGQYSGAEITVGEEKLLVMSEDEIVAVIEE, encoded by the coding sequence ATGGAAATCCGTCCCTTACACGATCGTGTTATCGTTCGAAGAGTAGAAGAAAAGAAAACAACAGCTAGTGGCTTAATTATTCCTGATTCATCAACTGAAAAACCTTCTAGAGGTGAAGTAGTTGCTGCAGGTAATGGCAGAGTTAGCGCCCAAGGTGATTTAATTCCATTGGATGTGAAAGTTGGCGATACAGTAATGTTCGGCCAATATTCAGGTGCTGAAATCACAGTTGGAGAGGAAAAACTTCTTGTGATGAGCGAAGATGAAATTGTTGCAGTAATTGAAGAATAA
- the groL gene encoding chaperonin GroEL (60 kDa chaperone family; promotes refolding of misfolded polypeptides especially under stressful conditions; forms two stacked rings of heptamers to form a barrel-shaped 14mer; ends can be capped by GroES; misfolded proteins enter the barrel where they are refolded when GroES binds): protein MSAKDVKFSSEARDLMMSGVNTLANAVKVTLGPKGRNVVIDKSFGAPSITKDGVSVAQEIELEGKFENMGAQMVKEVASKTNDIAGDGTTTATVLAQSLISEGVKSVAAGMNPMDLKRGIDKATEVVVAALQKSSQPCKNSDAIAQVGTISANSDTSVGAIIAEAMEKVGKEGVITVEEGSTLENELDVVEGMQFDRGYLSPYFINNQESMTSDLEHPFILLHDAKIANIRDLLPALEAVQKAGKPLLIIAEDIEGEALATLVVNNMRGIVKVAAVKAPGFGDRRKAILEDIAVLTGATVISEEVGLSLEAITEEHLGTAKRIEIGKDNTTVIDGAGAKKNITARIGQIKTQIDATSSDYDKEKLQERLAKLSGGVAVIKVGAATEVEMKEKKDRVDDALHATRAAVEEGVVPGGGVAFVRAISSLNSLKGDNSDQDVGISICKRALEEPLRQIVSNGGGEASVVLNEVLKGKGNFGYNAASEEYGDMLKMGILDPTKVTRAALQHAASISGLMITTEAMVTDMPQDSGPAMPDMGGMGGGMPGMM from the coding sequence ATGTCAGCAAAAGACGTAAAGTTTAGCTCAGAAGCTAGAGATTTAATGATGTCAGGTGTTAACACACTTGCAAATGCAGTTAAGGTTACTCTGGGTCCAAAGGGAAGAAATGTAGTTATTGATAAATCATTTGGAGCACCATCTATTACAAAAGATGGTGTATCGGTTGCACAAGAAATTGAGCTCGAAGGCAAGTTTGAAAATATGGGTGCTCAAATGGTTAAGGAAGTAGCTTCAAAAACAAATGATATAGCTGGTGATGGAACAACTACTGCTACAGTATTAGCTCAATCTCTTATATCTGAAGGTGTTAAATCAGTTGCAGCAGGTATGAATCCGATGGATTTAAAAAGAGGCATTGATAAGGCAACAGAAGTTGTTGTTGCAGCCTTACAAAAATCATCTCAGCCTTGTAAGAATAGTGATGCAATTGCCCAAGTTGGAACAATCTCTGCAAATTCAGACACATCTGTTGGCGCAATAATTGCCGAAGCAATGGAAAAGGTTGGAAAAGAAGGTGTAATTACAGTTGAGGAAGGCTCTACCCTTGAAAATGAACTTGATGTGGTAGAAGGTATGCAGTTTGATAGAGGTTACCTTTCTCCCTATTTTATTAATAATCAGGAGTCTATGACTTCAGATTTAGAGCATCCTTTTATACTTCTCCATGATGCAAAAATTGCAAATATCCGTGACTTACTTCCAGCACTTGAAGCTGTTCAAAAAGCTGGAAAACCTTTATTAATTATTGCTGAAGATATTGAAGGTGAGGCATTAGCAACATTAGTTGTTAACAACATGCGCGGAATAGTTAAAGTTGCGGCTGTTAAAGCACCGGGTTTTGGTGATCGCCGTAAAGCTATATTGGAAGATATTGCTGTCCTTACTGGAGCTACTGTAATCTCAGAAGAAGTCGGTCTTTCATTAGAAGCAATTACTGAAGAACATCTAGGAACTGCAAAACGTATTGAAATTGGTAAAGATAATACTACTGTTATTGATGGTGCTGGTGCTAAAAAGAATATTACTGCTCGCATTGGTCAAATCAAAACACAGATTGATGCTACTAGTTCAGACTATGATAAAGAAAAACTTCAAGAGCGTTTAGCTAAGCTATCTGGTGGTGTTGCAGTAATTAAAGTTGGTGCAGCAACTGAAGTTGAAATGAAAGAGAAAAAAGACCGTGTAGATGATGCACTTCATGCGACTCGTGCAGCGGTTGAAGAAGGTGTTGTTCCTGGAGGTGGTGTTGCATTTGTTCGCGCTATTTCTTCACTAAATTCACTTAAGGGTGATAATAGTGATCAGGATGTTGGTATTAGCATTTGTAAACGTGCTCTAGAGGAGCCTTTAAGACAAATAGTTTCTAACGGTGGTGGTGAAGCGTCAGTCGTTTTAAATGAAGTCCTTAAGGGTAAAGGAAACTTTGGATACAATGCGGCAAGTGAAGAGTATGGTGATATGCTTAAGATGGGTATTTTAGATCCAACTAAAGTAACTCGCGCAGCCCTTCAACATGCAGCAAGTATTTCAGGTCTCATGATAACAACTGAAGCCATGGTTACCGATATGCCTCAAGATTCTGGACCAGCTATGCCTGATATGGGTGGTATGGGTGGTGGAATGCCTGGCATGATGTAA
- the parE gene encoding DNA topoisomerase IV subunit B, translating to MSNYDASSIEVLTGLEPVKKRPGMYTDTENPNHLAQEVIDNSVDEAVSGYATQINVTLHKDGSMSVEDNGRGIPIDIHPKEGTPAVEVILTKLHAGGKFSNDSYQFSGGLHGVGISVVNALSSSIEIWIKREAKLYYMKFESSIKVDELKEIGEVGKRNTGTLIKFVPDPQYFDSNKFSISRLRHNLRSKAVLCPGLEVNFENEIDETVDKWIFKEGIKDYLQASLDGLECIPMIPFVISFKSKEEQLDCALTWTENTSNITAESFVNLIPTIGGGTHVNGLRSGLTDALKEFCEFRSLIPKNIKLTPDDVWQKIAFVLSIKILDPQFSGQTKERLSSRECASFVSGVVKDSFSLWLNQHTDIAEKIAELAILNAQSRLKTAKKVIRKKIVSGPALPGKLSDCTSVDLDQTEVFLVEGDSAGGSAKQARDKEYQAILPLRGKILNTWEVDSSQVLASNEIHDISVAIGLEPDNNDLSGLRYGKICILADADSDGLHIATLICALFVKHFPKLVRSGHVYVAMPPLYRIDAGKQVFYALDDKEKEAFEAKLLKENKRQKIQVQRFKGLGEMNPKQLRETTMQPDTRRLIQLTLDHPLQVSETMDMLLSKKRASDRKSWLETKGNLANV from the coding sequence ATGTCTAATTACGACGCCTCCTCAATTGAAGTTTTAACTGGTCTAGAGCCTGTAAAGAAACGCCCAGGCATGTATACAGATACCGAAAACCCTAATCATCTTGCTCAAGAAGTTATAGATAATAGTGTCGATGAGGCGGTATCAGGTTACGCCACTCAGATTAATGTCACTCTTCATAAAGATGGCTCAATGTCAGTTGAGGATAATGGAAGAGGTATCCCAATAGATATTCATCCAAAAGAAGGGACTCCTGCTGTTGAAGTTATTCTGACGAAACTTCATGCAGGTGGTAAATTTTCTAATGACTCCTATCAGTTTTCAGGAGGACTCCATGGTGTAGGGATATCAGTAGTCAATGCTCTGTCAAGTTCCATTGAGATTTGGATTAAAAGAGAAGCAAAGCTGTACTATATGAAGTTTGAATCAAGTATCAAAGTTGATGAACTTAAAGAAATTGGTGAGGTTGGAAAACGTAATACGGGTACCTTAATTAAATTTGTTCCTGATCCTCAATATTTTGATTCTAATAAATTTTCTATTAGTAGACTTCGACACAACCTAAGATCAAAGGCTGTTCTTTGCCCAGGTCTAGAGGTAAACTTTGAAAATGAAATAGATGAAACGGTAGATAAATGGATCTTTAAAGAAGGCATAAAAGATTACCTTCAAGCTTCTCTTGATGGACTCGAATGTATTCCAATGATACCTTTTGTTATTTCATTTAAATCAAAAGAAGAGCAACTTGATTGCGCATTAACTTGGACTGAAAATACCAGCAATATAACTGCAGAAAGTTTTGTTAATTTAATTCCTACGATTGGAGGTGGAACCCATGTTAACGGCCTTAGATCAGGTCTTACTGATGCACTTAAAGAATTCTGTGAATTTAGAAGTCTTATCCCAAAAAATATTAAATTAACTCCTGATGATGTATGGCAAAAAATTGCTTTTGTACTCTCAATCAAGATACTTGACCCACAATTTTCTGGTCAAACCAAGGAGAGACTCTCATCAAGAGAATGTGCTTCGTTTGTGTCAGGTGTAGTAAAAGACTCTTTTAGTTTATGGCTTAACCAGCATACTGATATTGCTGAAAAGATTGCTGAATTAGCAATTCTTAATGCCCAATCAAGACTTAAGACAGCAAAGAAAGTAATTCGTAAAAAAATTGTTAGTGGTCCTGCCCTTCCAGGAAAGCTATCTGACTGCACCAGTGTTGATCTAGATCAAACTGAGGTCTTTTTAGTTGAAGGAGATTCTGCTGGTGGCTCGGCAAAACAAGCAAGGGATAAAGAATATCAAGCAATCCTCCCACTTCGAGGCAAAATCCTTAACACTTGGGAAGTAGATTCATCTCAGGTTTTAGCTTCTAATGAAATACACGATATAAGTGTTGCAATTGGCTTAGAGCCAGATAATAATGATCTCTCAGGTCTCAGGTATGGAAAAATTTGTATCTTAGCAGATGCTGATTCAGATGGACTTCATATTGCTACTCTTATTTGTGCTTTATTCGTCAAACACTTCCCTAAGTTAGTTCGTTCTGGACACGTCTATGTGGCGATGCCCCCTCTCTATAGAATTGACGCTGGAAAACAAGTTTTTTATGCTTTAGATGATAAAGAGAAGGAGGCTTTTGAAGCTAAGCTTCTAAAAGAAAATAAGCGTCAAAAAATTCAAGTACAAAGATTTAAAGGATTAGGTGAAATGAATCCAAAGCAACTTAGAGAGACTACTATGCAGCCCGATACGAGAAGATTAATTCAGCTTACTCTTGATCACCCTCTTCAAGTTTCTGAAACTATGGATATGCTTCTTTCTAAAAAAAGAGCATCTGATAGAAAGTCATGGTTAGAAACTAAAGGTAATCTTGCTAATGTCTAA
- the acpP gene encoding acyl carrier protein, translating into MSIEDRVRKVVSEQLDVSGEIDNNASFIDDLGADSLDTVELVMSLEEEFDCEIADEEAENITTVQQAIDYINANT; encoded by the coding sequence ATGAGTATTGAAGATAGAGTACGTAAAGTTGTAAGTGAGCAATTAGATGTTAGTGGTGAAATTGACAATAATGCTTCCTTTATAGATGACTTAGGGGCTGATTCGTTAGATACTGTTGAGCTAGTTATGTCTCTTGAGGAAGAGTTTGATTGTGAAATTGCTGATGAGGAAGCTGAAAATATTACTACAGTTCAACAGGCTATTGACTATATCAACGCAAATACTTAA
- the fabF gene encoding beta-ketoacyl-ACP synthase II, whose translation MSKRRVVITGLGIVCPVGNNVNDSWANIINGVSGISLLENLDTSMQTVKFGGAVKEFDVSQYLTPKEAKKMDIFIHYGMAAGIQAFEDSGIEVTDSNSEKIGVAIGAGIGGLTTIEKTADLFREKGPKRISPFFVPSSIINMVSGNMSIKYGLKGPNFAIVTACTTGTHNIGDASRIIEYGDADVMIAGGTEMSTTNCGLGGFAAARALSTRNNDPKTASRPWDIDRDGFVLGDGAGVVVLEEYEHAKKRGAHIYGELSGYGMSSDAYHMTLPSQGGEGAARCMKNAMNNAGINSGQLDYINAHGTSTPAGDIAETDAAKLALGYHSKNIVMSSTKSMTGHLLGAAGGIEAVFSTLAIRDQIAPPTINIFNQDPDCDLDYAANESREMKINHVISNSFGFGGTNGSIVISKID comes from the coding sequence ATGAGTAAAAGAAGAGTAGTAATAACCGGACTGGGAATTGTTTGCCCCGTAGGAAACAATGTTAATGATTCTTGGGCCAATATTATCAATGGTGTATCTGGTATTTCACTGTTAGAAAACCTTGATACCTCAATGCAAACTGTTAAGTTTGGAGGAGCTGTAAAAGAATTTGATGTTTCTCAATATCTAACTCCTAAGGAAGCCAAAAAAATGGATATTTTTATCCATTATGGAATGGCTGCTGGCATCCAAGCATTTGAAGATAGTGGTATTGAAGTCACAGATTCTAATTCAGAGAAAATTGGAGTTGCAATTGGTGCTGGTATTGGTGGGTTAACAACTATAGAAAAAACGGCTGATCTTTTTAGAGAAAAAGGTCCAAAGAGAATATCACCATTTTTTGTACCCTCTTCTATTATCAATATGGTATCAGGCAATATGTCCATTAAATATGGCTTAAAAGGCCCAAATTTTGCCATTGTCACAGCTTGTACTACAGGAACACATAACATTGGGGATGCTTCAAGAATCATTGAATATGGAGATGCTGATGTAATGATTGCTGGTGGCACCGAAATGTCAACAACTAACTGTGGATTAGGAGGCTTTGCAGCAGCTAGAGCTCTATCAACCAGAAATAATGATCCCAAAACAGCTTCAAGACCTTGGGATATTGATAGAGATGGCTTTGTTCTAGGTGATGGTGCAGGAGTTGTAGTGCTAGAAGAATATGAACATGCAAAAAAACGTGGTGCTCATATTTATGGTGAACTTTCAGGTTATGGAATGAGCAGTGATGCCTATCATATGACACTTCCATCTCAGGGTGGAGAAGGTGCCGCAAGATGTATGAAAAACGCAATGAATAATGCAGGTATTAATTCTGGACAGCTAGATTATATCAATGCTCATGGAACCTCTACACCTGCTGGAGATATTGCCGAAACAGATGCTGCTAAATTAGCGCTTGGCTATCACTCCAAAAATATAGTTATGAGCTCTACTAAATCAATGACTGGGCACCTTCTAGGTGCTGCAGGTGGTATAGAGGCAGTATTCTCAACACTTGCAATTAGAGATCAAATAGCACCTCCAACAATAAATATTTTTAATCAGGATCCAGATTGTGATTTAGATTATGCTGCTAATGAGTCAAGAGAAATGAAGATTAATCATGTAATTTCAAATTCTTTTGGATTTGGGGGTACAAACGGTTCTATCGTTATCTCAAAGATAGACTAA